DNA from Terriglobus tenax:
ACCTACTCGCACGACACCATCACCGAGATGGCTGCCTGCTCCAAGGTGCCTGTCATCAATGCTCTGTCGGACTACGAACATCCCTGCCAGGCGCTTGCAGACTTTCTGACCCTGGAAGAGAAGTTCTCCACCTGCGAGGGGCTGAAGTTCACCTACGTGGGCGATGGCAACAATGTGTGCCATTCGCTGATGCTGGCGGCTGCTCAGCTTGGCGCGCACTGCACCGTGGCGACACCGAAGAACTACGGACCGAAGCTGGACGTGATCCACAAGGCGATTGAGATAGCCGAGCAGACCGGCGGCAGCATCACACTGACGCAGGACGCGGTGAAGGCTGTTGCCGGGGCCGACGCGGTGTATACCGACGTCTGCACCTCCATGGGCTTTGAGCACGAGGCCACCAAGCGCGCTCCAATCTTCAAGCCCTTCCAGGTAAACGAAGAGCTGATGTCGCACGCCAACGATCAGGCCGTATTCATGCACTGCCTGCCCGCCCACCGCAATGCCGAGGTGACCGATGCCGTGCTGGACGGGCCGCAGTCGATCGTCTTTGACCAGGCGGAGAACCGTATGCACGCGCAGAAGGCCATCCTGCTGATGCTGCTGGGCGGTGCCAAGCGTATCCCCAAGGCCAAGAAGCGTTTCGTCTAACATCTAAGACAGACGCCGTATCACACCAGGACGCCGGCACGAGTGCCGGCGTCCGCATTGAAGAACGAAAGAGGTTGGAACGTGAAAATGTGGTCTGGGCGGTTTCGTGAGCCGCTCAATCGCGACTTCGAGCAGTGGCAGCGGTCATTTCCTTTTGACTGGCGCCTGATTCCGCAGGAGATTCGTGCCTCCTCGGCCCATGCGAAGACGATCGCCGCCGCCGGCATTCTGACGGATGCCGAACTGAGCGAGATCCTCGGCGGATTGGAGCGCATTGGCAAGGACTTTGCCGCTGGGACGCTCGATCTCACCTCTGAGACTCCCGAGGATGTCCACCACTTTGTCGAACTGGAGCTGACAAAGCACATTGGCACGCTGGCGCTGAAGCTGCACACCGGCCGCTCGCGCAATGAGCAGATTGCCACCGACCTTCGCCTGTTCGTCCGCGATGCGATTGACCAGGCGCTGACGGATCTGGCGGCATGGGCCAATGCCCTGCTGGATCTTGCGGCCAAGGCCGGAACGGCTGTGATGCCCGGCTATACCCACCTGCAACGGGCTGAGCCTGTTCTCGTAGCGCACTGGCTGCAGGCCTATGTCCAGATGATTCTGCGGGACGCTTCGCGCTTTGCTGACGCACGCAAACGCATGAATTTCTGCCCGCTGGGCTCAGGCGCGATCGCCGGAGCCACGCTGGCTCTGGATCGCAGCATCGCATCCGAGGCGCTGGGCTTTGATGCT
Protein-coding regions in this window:
- the argF gene encoding ornithine carbamoyltransferase — translated: MDSKTIVMSPRSEGAPVPKVSLGIQSDSAFSEAAKRLKGRDLCSIADLTVEEMAAIMELAHAVKNNPDDFKTALENKQMVLFFEKASLRTRLTFEAAINTMGGNAIFVDQTQSPLGERESLADMAHNVERWMNVMVLRTYSHDTITEMAACSKVPVINALSDYEHPCQALADFLTLEEKFSTCEGLKFTYVGDGNNVCHSLMLAAAQLGAHCTVATPKNYGPKLDVIHKAIEIAEQTGGSITLTQDAVKAVAGADAVYTDVCTSMGFEHEATKRAPIFKPFQVNEELMSHANDQAVFMHCLPAHRNAEVTDAVLDGPQSIVFDQAENRMHAQKAILLMLLGGAKRIPKAKKRFV